The Magnolia sinica isolate HGM2019 chromosome 9, MsV1, whole genome shotgun sequence genome contains a region encoding:
- the LOC131255680 gene encoding UDP-glycosyltransferase 89B2-like gives MSNTSGAHILVFPFPAQGHIIPILDLSYHLAVRGLSITILVTPKNLPILNQLLSKCPSIQTLVLPFPKYPSLPPGVENVKDLPRETNAAFSMLHALGALHYPILQWFQSHPSPPTAIISDFFLGWTHSLACQLGIPRVVFATSGALPFATLNSLWRTMPKLPDPADVDASLSFPHIPHSPKYPWNQLSPIYRYYKEGDPVSEFIKEGMRANQVSWGIVFNSFSELEGEYLEHVRKDMEPAHVWAVGPLLPSGEVGHTERGGASSVPAGDVMSWLDECTEGSVVYVCFGSQVVLSRRQMEALADGLDASGARFVWSVKESTGGHAAGEYGVVPAGFEGRVAGRGLVIRGWAPQVAILGHRSIGSFLTHCGWNSVLEAIVAGVPMLTWPMTADQFINASLLVDQLGVASRVCEGAESVPDSIQLARTVTESVSSSWTQRTRAKELSRAAEGAVREGGSSYKYLDELVTELSELSVRPTDEKKT, from the coding sequence ATGTCGAACACCAGCGGCGCACATATCCTGGTATTCCCATTCCCTGCGCAGGGGCACATAATACCCATCCTCGACCTAAGCTACCATCTAGCCGTCCGTGGCCTATCCATCACAATCCTCGTCACACCCAAGAATCTCCCCATCCTTAATCAACTCCTCTCCAAATGCCCTTCCATCCAAACTTTAGTCCTCCCTTTCccaaaatacccctcccttcccCCCGGCGTAGAGAACGTCAAGGACCTCCCCCGCGAAACAAACGCCGCCTTCTCTATGCTACACGCCCTGGGCGCACTCCACTATCCTATCCTCCAATGGTTCCAATCCCACCCTTCCCCACCCACCGCCATCATCTCCGATTTCTTCCTCGGGTGGACCCACAGCCTCGCCTGCCAGCTCGGAATCCCACGTGTCGTCTTCGCGACGTCTGGCGCTCTTCCATTCGCGACCCTTAACTCCCTCTGGCGCACCATGCCCAAGTTACCAGATCCAGCTGACGTGGACGCCTCTTTATCCTTCCCTCACATCCCTCATTCCCCGAAATACCCCTGGAATCAGCTATCACCTATTTATAGGTATTACAAGGAGGGAGACCCAGTTTCGGAATTCATAAAAGAGGGGATGCGTGCGAATCAGGTGAGTTGGGGAATCGTTTTCAACTCGTTCAGTGAGTTGGAAGGCGAGTATTTGGAGCACGTGCGGAAGGATATGGAGCCCGCGCACGTGTGGGCGGTGGGGCCCCTGCTGCCTTCTGGCGAGGTAGGCCACACGGAACGTGGAGGGGCTAGCTCGGTGCCAGCTGGCGATGTGATGAGCTGGCTTGATGAGTGTACGGAAGGATCGGTGGTTTATGTGTGTTTCGGGAGCCAGGTCGTGCTGTCTCGGCGCCAGATGGAGGCGCTAGCGGACGGCTTGGATGCGAGTGGGGCCCGATTCGTGTGGTCCGTCAAGGAGTCCACGGGCGGTCATGCGGCGGGGGAGTATGGTGTGGTCCCCGCCGGTTTTGAAGGACGCGTGGCGGGGAGGGGGCTCGTGATTCGAGGGTGGGCCCCGCAGGTGGCGATACTGGGTCACCGGTCTATCGGGTCGTTTTTGACTCACTGCGGGTGGAACTCGGTGCTGGAGGCGATCGTCGCGGGCGTGCCGATGCTGACGTGGCCCATGACCGCGGACCAGTTCATAAACGCGAGCCTGCTCGTGGACCAATTGGGCGTCGCGAGCCGGGTCTGCGAGGGGGCCGAGTCAGTGCCTGACTCGATCCAGTTGGCTCGCACCGTGACTGAGTCAGTGAGTTCGAGCTGGACTCAGAGGACCCGAGCCAAGGAGCTGAGTCGGGCAGCTGAGGGTGCGGTTAGAGAAGGTGGGAGTTCTTACAAGTACTTGGATGAGTTGGTAACCGAGTTGAGTGAACTCAGTGTCAGGCCTACTGATGAGAAGAAGACTTAG